A window of Phragmites australis chromosome 2, lpPhrAust1.1, whole genome shotgun sequence genomic DNA:
TGGTACTAGGCTGATTGATGGTCACGCTTGCGCTGTCGTGCGGCATCGACTCAGCTACGGGGAGGTCTCCGCGTCGCAAGCGGTTGAACGGCCGCGTGCCCCGGGCAACTCCAAGTTCATCATCCTCAAACCTAAACATGCAGTTCGGCAAGAAGCGCAACTATGAGGTCTCTTACACGGAAATGCAACTCCGTATGCCATCGCACATATATGGTCTATCTCGTCTATCCATCCCTTCCATCTTATACCCATACATCAATTGATTCTCTCacttattctattttttttcacataccCCTCTAGCACGAATCTCAACGCAAATGAACGAACCTAATAATGCATCTCTACCAACAAACCTCTGGCCGAACCTCTTGCCACAGCTACATACCTCCTTAATTGGCGACCGTGCATGGTGACATGACTTGTTACTCCCTTTGAGCTCCTCCTTAGTGCCCGGCCATTCTACGACCATCTGCATTTTCCTAGGATATTCTCTCAACCACAAAGGCTATCGATGTTATAACCCACAACGCGTCGCGTGGTCACCTCTCGTCACGTCATTTTTTACGAGTGGTCGTTCCCGTTCCGTCAGATAACATGTCCGTCTCTAGCTCCAGCACTCACTCTTATCTCTAAGGAGTCATTTGACTACGCTCCACTATTGGTCACTAACCACCTGGAGGCTTGTGTGACGACGTCACATCGGCGGGACTGTGCACCCGACACGACACCCATAGTGGAAACCTTGCCATTGCCACAGGATGGGCAAGCGAGTCGACTACATCACTCTCAAACCTGAGCCAGCCCACCATAGTGCCCGCCTGCCTTTTCTCTTAGGCCGAAAACGTAATGAGCTAGCCTGATTTCATGTCAACTCTGAATTTGATGTGCACATCCTTTCGACGTTGGATCTCCATCAAATAGCTCTCCTACTTCCTCATCCCTCACAGCATAAGCTAATCGTCAAAAACTCAAGTCAGCCCACCATCACATCCTCCTAGTCAGCGTGACAGCATCCCACCCACATACTCTTATGCCCCAACCTCTCGATGTCTCATATGTTCCGGTGTGCGGTGCGCTGTAGCATCAAATCTAGGCGATCTATTTCCAATCCGATGGTAGAGGAACAAAGTCACAATATTGTTCATCATCTGACTAAGCAAAGTCAGAGAAGCCGATTCCAATAGTTGAACTTGAATCCTCTGATATTTCTAAGTAAAGTCATGGGTGAACAATGTCGCAAACAGTAAGTTGTGAGTGGGTGAACAACAACATACAGTACTAGGCTACCTGGTGGTCACGCTTGTGCTGTCGTGCGGCGTCGCCTCAGCGGCGGGGAGGTCTCCACGTCGCAAGCGGTTGAACGGCCGCGTGCCCCCTTGCAACTCCAAGTTCATCACCCTCAAACCTAAACATGCAGTTCGGCAAGAAGCGCAACTACGAGGTCTCCTTCAGGAAAATGCAACTCCGTATGCCGTTGCACATATATGGTCTATCTCATCTGTCCATCCCTTCCATTTTATACTCATATATCAATTAATTCTCTTACCtaccttatatttttttttacatactCCTCTAGCACGAATCTCAACATAAATAAATGGGCATAATAATGCCTCTCTACCAACAAACTTCTTGGCCGAAGCTCTTGCCACATCTACATACCTCCTTAATTGGCGACCGTGCATGGCGACATTACTTGTTGCTCCCTTTGAGCTCCTCCTTAGTGCCAGCCCATTCTACGACCATCTGCGTTTTCCTAGGATATTCTCTCAACCACAAAGGCTATCGATGTTATAACCCCACGACGAGTCGCATGGTCACCTCTCGTCACGTCATTTTTGACGAGCAGTCCTTCCCGTTCTGTCAGATAACATGTCTGTCTTCGGCTCCAACGCTCACTCTTATCTCTAAGGAGTCATTTGACTACGCTCCACTATTGGTCACTAACCACCTGGAGGCTTGTGCGACGATGTCACAACGGCGGGACTGTGCACCCGACACAACGCCCATAGTGGAAACCTTGTCGTTGCCACCGGATGGGCACGGCGAGCCGACTACATCGTTCTCAAACTCGAGCCAGCCCACCATAGTGCCCGCCTGCCTTTTCTCTTAGCCCAAAAACGTAACGAGCTAGCCCGATTTCATGTCAACTCTGAATTTGATGTGCACATCCTTTCGACCTTCGATCTCCATCAAATAGCTCTCCTGCTTCCTCATCCCTCGCAGAATAAGCTAACCCTCAAACTCGAGTCAGCCCACCATCACATCCTCCTAGTCAACGTGACAGCGCCCCACCCCCATACTCTTATGCCCCCACCTCTCGATGTCTCATATGTTCCGATGTGTGGTGCGCTATAGCATCAAATTTGGACGATCTATTCCAATCCGATGGTAGAGGAATAAAATCATGGTACTGTTTATCATTTGACTAAGCAAAGTGAGAGAAGCCGATTCCAATAGTTGGACTTGAATCCTCTGATGTTGCTAAGAAAAGGCATGGGTGAACAGTGCCATAAACAATAAGTTGTGAGTGGGTGAACAGTGTCGCAAACAGTAAAGCACTGTAGCACATGCATTGGGTGTAAACATACTGCGATGATTTTGATGTAGCAATACTATTGTGTGTTGTAGCATCAAATCTAGACGGCTCACAGAGGAACAAAGTCATGATACTGCTAAAGTAAAGTAAAGGAGCCGGTTCCCCAATAGTTGTTCTTGCTTCCCTTTGCAGCTACCGGCAAAATCCCCATCCATCGGTTAGCTTCTCTACCATCACCCCACTATCAGCAACCTCCACTTATGTCTGATTCCTTGCCGACACTGGTTTAACATCACCGCCTCTCACCACAACCGCATGCGGCTGCCCTACCACAAATCCTACAGTTAGTTGATGATTCCTCCCTAGCTAGGCTCCTAGAAAATTCTAGAGGCACTGACAAACATGAACCCTAATCCACTGCCTGACACCACCATCGTCACCAAATTAAGAAGAAGACTTCACCATCGACCGGAGCATGAATCGCAAGTATATTGAAGACTATGAATTTTAAATGGTGCGCTAATTTCAATTAAAGAATCTGAATTTCAAGGTGGTTGAAGAATTAATTGTAAATTTGTAATTCCTTTACACGCATTGACTCCTCCCACGATTCCAATTGAACAATTCAACACAAATATGAATAAAATTtaacataagcataatttattcATCAGTCAGATGACTTTAAATTCGAACAAGAATTACATGTCACATTTTCTCAAAACAATCAATAGTGAAGAACATATTCGATTATAGAGCTCCTTAGTTTTTTCGGATTAATGGTTTAAGCACCAGCGCTTATAGCTTATTATTTCTTCGATTATAGAGCTCCTTAATTTTAAGAAGCGAATGTGGTGACGACACCACCGCTGCGGTGGAACTTGGAGACGGCGCAGTCCGTCGAGAAGAGACCCGACGAGAGGTACTTTGGTGCGCCGCCCATGATCGGCATCTTAGCCGTGATGTTCAGCCTGGTGACGTAGTTAGGGCGGTAGGTCTGGCCAAGCACGCCGTCGACGTCCTTGGTGAGGTTATGGAACTGGAAACCAAGGTCGAGGTGCACGAGGCTGTCGCTCTCCGTCCTGCCGTACTTGTGGATCCGGTTGTCCTCGTCGGTGATGGGAACGGCACTGGCCGAGATGCTGAAGACGCCATCGAGCTCCACCATGACGGTGTTGACAGCGTCCATCCGCGTGACGGACAGGGCGGGCAGGGCCTTGGACACCCAGCGGGCGTTCTTGACGGTGTCGACGTCGAGAGGCACTCCATCGAAGGCCATCTGGATGTGGTCCTCGTCTTGGTCCCACTCGACGGCCTTGCGGGCGCCGATGTAGAGGCGGTGCTCACCGAAGCTGACGCCGAGGGCCTGCACCCAGGTGAAGTCGCGCTTGAGGTCGGGGTTGTGGTTGCCGATGAAGTGGGCGTTGATGTGGAGGTCGGCATCGGAGACGATGCAGAAGTCCTGGTCCTTCTTGCCGTGGAAGTAGAAGGTGTTGCCGTCGCCGCCGGTGAAGCGAGGGTCGCCGCAAGAAGTGCCCGGGAAGATATCACACTCTACATGTATAATATGCACATGAAATTCAAATGGGTAAGGGTACGTACGGCAATATATATGTACTTAGAAAAGGTATATATTGTAATTATGGTAAGGGCGAAGGACCGATAAAAAATGAAGAGATCGAGGGAGCTTTATATATCGGTACGTACGGCAGAAGCTCAAGCAGTATTCGCAGGAGACGAAGCAAGAGTTGGGGCATCGCGTTGGGCAGCGGATGTAGCACGACGGATTGCCTTCGTCGGTGCAGGAGACCTCGTAGTTGCGCTTTTTGGAGCTTACACGGATGTACTTGGTGCGGCGCGGGGGATTGACGACCGGCGTCGTCCCGTTCGTCCCCGTCGCCGAGTCCACGCCGCCCGACAGCGCAAGCagggccaccgccaccaccaggcAGCCTAGTACCAGCTGCTGAGCCAAC
This region includes:
- the LOC133910260 gene encoding uncharacterized protein LOC133910260; the encoded protein is MVAGRSGMLAQQLVLGCLVVAVALLALSGGVDSATGTNGTTPVVNPPRRTKYIRVSSKKRNYEVSCTDEGNPSCYIRCPTRCPNSCFVSCEYCLSFCQCDIFPGTSCGDPRFTGGDGNTFYFHGKKDQDFCIVSDADLHINAHFIGNHNPDLKRDFTWVQALGVSFGEHRLYIGARKAVEWDQDEDHIQMAFDGVPLDVDTVKNARWVSKALPALSVTRMDAVNTVMVELDGVFSISASAVPITDEDNRIHKYGRTESDSLVHLDLGFQFHNLTKDVDGVLGQTYRPNYVTRLNITAKMPIMGGAPKYLSSGLFSTDCAVSKFHRSGGVVTTFAS